One Pseudomonadota bacterium genomic window carries:
- a CDS encoding alanine racemase produces the protein MARTLRIALDALTANARTVVMQAEAVGIAVMGVTKASGGMPAVARAMLRGGVSSLGESRIDNARRLRQGGILAPLTMLRLPAPSEAHDIVQAFDASLNTEADTLQALNRAATELGTVHQVTLMLEVGDRREGRDADALVALSELAESLPGLHLSGVGVNFMCVSGVLPDSTKLNALVAVTERIEHRLGRRLDTVSGGNSANLPLLARETPPSRINQLRIGASILLGENPIDGSTLPGLRADTFELEAELVEIQTKDSMPEGTIGLDAFGQLPAFEDRGHRLRGLVNLGRVDIRPDGLTPLNPAVEILTASSDHLVLDLDRTRDLAVGDLLRFRLDYGALLQAMLSPYVDKLLCGRAIQRARPTQVRIAAEPATLAGVDLVQVEAELTKLGLSLCVGGAATPTDIPVHLVSDRGAEPALDDLELGVLCVDAQAGDLSAFAPDTTVLFGLQRASDAEAEDIRARNVYALTMEHIDLLGVRECARRALRRVSQSTEGIALVLHTSVGGGLVADPLEQGLRFRELSLLLERLADTGLLRHITVSGLTADHTPAVAERVVGYVLSALGKKIL, from the coding sequence ATGGCACGCACTCTCCGCATTGCACTCGACGCGCTGACCGCAAACGCCCGCACGGTCGTGATGCAAGCCGAGGCGGTGGGCATCGCGGTTATGGGCGTGACCAAGGCCAGCGGCGGCATGCCCGCGGTTGCCCGCGCGATGCTGCGTGGCGGTGTGAGCAGCCTTGGCGAATCGCGGATCGACAACGCCCGACGGCTGCGTCAGGGCGGCATCCTCGCACCACTGACGATGCTGCGCCTGCCGGCGCCGAGCGAGGCGCACGACATCGTGCAGGCCTTCGACGCCAGCCTGAACACCGAGGCCGACACGTTGCAGGCCCTGAACCGCGCCGCCACCGAGCTCGGCACGGTGCACCAGGTGACCCTGATGCTCGAGGTCGGCGATCGCCGCGAGGGCCGGGACGCAGACGCGCTGGTCGCGCTGTCGGAGCTGGCCGAGTCCCTGCCAGGCTTGCACTTGTCCGGCGTCGGCGTCAACTTCATGTGTGTCAGTGGCGTGTTGCCCGACAGCACCAAACTGAACGCCCTGGTCGCCGTGACCGAGCGTATCGAGCACCGGCTCGGCCGGCGACTCGACACAGTGTCGGGCGGCAACTCGGCCAACCTGCCGTTGTTGGCTCGCGAAACACCGCCATCGCGCATCAACCAGTTGCGCATCGGCGCAAGCATCCTGCTCGGCGAAAACCCGATCGACGGCAGCACCTTGCCCGGCTTGCGCGCCGACACCTTCGAACTCGAAGCCGAACTCGTCGAGATCCAGACCAAGGACTCGATGCCCGAGGGCACGATCGGCCTCGACGCGTTTGGCCAACTGCCCGCCTTCGAGGACCGCGGCCACCGCTTGCGCGGGCTCGTGAACCTCGGTCGCGTCGACATCCGCCCCGACGGCCTGACACCGCTGAACCCCGCTGTGGAGATCCTCACTGCCAGCAGTGACCACCTGGTGCTCGACCTTGATCGCACGCGCGACCTCGCGGTCGGCGACCTGTTGCGCTTCCGGCTGGACTACGGTGCGCTGCTGCAGGCCATGCTCTCGCCCTACGTGGACAAGCTGCTGTGTGGTCGCGCCATCCAGCGCGCGCGGCCGACCCAGGTGCGCATCGCGGCCGAGCCCGCGACGCTGGCCGGCGTCGATCTCGTGCAGGTTGAAGCCGAACTGACCAAGCTTGGCTTGTCGCTGTGCGTCGGCGGTGCCGCCACCCCGACCGACATCCCCGTGCACCTGGTGAGCGACCGCGGCGCCGAGCCGGCGCTGGACGACCTGGAGCTCGGCGTGTTGTGTGTCGACGCCCAGGCGGGCGACCTCAGCGCCTTCGCGCCCGACACCACCGTGTTGTTCGGCCTCCAGCGTGCGAGCGACGCGGAAGCCGAGGACATCCGCGCCCGCAATGTGTACGCGTTGACGATGGAACACATCGACCTGCTGGGCGTACGCGAGTGTGCCCGCCGCGCGCTCCGGCGGGTGAGCCAGTCCACCGAGGGCATCGCCCTGGTACTGCACACCTCGGTCGGCGGTGGCCTGGTCGCGGACCCGCTCGAGCAGGGCCTGCGTTTCCGCGAGCTGTCACTGTTGCTGGAGCGGCTCGCCGACACCGGCTTGCTGCGGCATATCACCGTGTCCGGCCTGACCGCAGATCACACCCCCGCAGTGGCTGAACGGGTCGTCGGCTACGTGCTGAGCGCACTCG